Sequence from the Chloroflexota bacterium genome:
TTGCCTGCAGCGCGGAGGGGGCGGCGCTCTGCTATCGCACCATCTGCACCGAAGCACCGGCTTTGCTGGGGAAATACGACCACCCCGAGGTCACCATGCACACCTTTTCCCTTGCCGACTATATGCGGTACATTGAGGCCGATGACTGGAAGAGCATTGCCGACCTCATGCTTGCTTCCGTGAAGAAAGTAGCCGGGGCGGGCGCGGAATTCGCCATCTGCCCGGACAACACCATCCACCAGGCTTTTGAGCTATTCGTTGATAAATCGCCGATTCCCTGGCTGCACATCGCCGGGGTGGTGGCGGAGGAGGCTAAACGTAATAATCTTAAGAAACTCGGCATACTGGGCACGCGCTTTTTGATGGAAGGCCCGGTATATAGAAAGAAGCTTGACGCTGCCGGCATCGGGCATATGATTCCGGAGAAAGAGGACCGCGAGCGCATCAACTCGATTATTCTGGACGAGCTGGTGGCTGGTATCTTCACCGATGAATCGCGCGCCTATTTCACCGGGGTTATCAACTGGCTGAAAGACCGTGGCTGCGACGCCGTGGTCCTGGGCTGCACCGAGATACCTTTAATCGTAACGCAGGAAAGCTCACCGCTGCCGGTGCTGGACTCGACGCGGCTGCTGGCTAGGGCGGCCTTGAAGAAAGCAATCGAGACAGCGTAAAATGAGAAGCGTGAAAACGGCTTTAAATGAATCGAGAGGAGCATGGTAAATATATGAAAAAGCGCGTCTTTTCCGGCATCCAGCCCACCGGTGACCTGCATATCGGCAACTACCTCGGTGCCATCC
This genomic interval carries:
- a CDS encoding amino acid racemase, coding for MNKHIGIVACSAEGAALCYRTICTEAPALLGKYDHPEVTMHTFSLADYMRYIEADDWKSIADLMLASVKKVAGAGAEFAICPDNTIHQAFELFVDKSPIPWLHIAGVVAEEAKRNNLKKLGILGTRFLMEGPVYRKKLDAAGIGHMIPEKEDRERINSIILDELVAGIFTDESRAYFTGVINWLKDRGCDAVVLGCTEIPLIVTQESSPLPVLDSTRLLARAALKKAIETA